The segment TCGCGTTCATTCTCTCTGCCGTGCATGAATTTATCCCGTCATGAATTAATTCCAGGATGAATAAATCCATCGAGCTTCGAAGTCAACTGGCCTGCGTCCCTGCCCGAGCATCTCCGTGATGACGGTTCTCTGCGCATCGCTGCCGTTCGTCCAGGTCGCAGCGAAGGGCCACTTCCCGCCCTCATGTCCTGGGCTCGGCTCAATGCTGCGCCGGGCACGAATGTCGTAGAAGGGCTGGCTGCCGCCGGTTGTCATGATCGCCGAGGCGGTTCGGGCTCGGCATTTTCATGCTGCACCGCCGCGAGGAGGCTCTGAGCCCATAGTGATCATTTGGGTTCAGATAGATGGATCCACACCTCAGCATCTGGTTCGTGTTCAGCACGCGTGCCATCCGTGTTTGCTCCGAGACGTTTCGCAACCGCTTGCGAACGATGATTTTCGCAATCAATGTAGCTAACCAATTGGTTGAATCCATGGGTTTGATACGCCCAGCTACGAACGGCCTGCCCAGCTTCGGTTGCGTATCCTTTGCCCTCGGCTCCTTCAAAAAGATGCCACGCCAACTCAACTTCGGGCCAATTTGAATGCTTAAGCAGCCCGACACGACCTATAGGAAGGCTCTGT is part of the Puniceibacterium sp. IMCC21224 genome and harbors:
- a CDS encoding GNAT family N-acetyltransferase — protein: MTEPLTSAPVLETERLTLRGPLQSDLPEFTRFMTSSPRMQAQGETVSKEQAWFGFLTGIGHWRWHGFGFFTLIERGQSLPIGRVGLLKHSNWPEVELAWHLFEGAEGKGYATEAGQAVRSWAYQTHGFNQLVSYIDCENHRSQAVAKRLGANTDGTRAEHEPDAEVWIHLSEPK